Proteins co-encoded in one Longimicrobium terrae genomic window:
- a CDS encoding L,D-transpeptidase gives MRAFKVRNFTLAAAMAGALAGGGMATVAPAEASEPVAATAAAPGFRLVIDLSERELYVMHGDEVEETYSVAIGQPRHPTPRGSFAVRRMVWNPRWVPPDAAWARNKQPREPGDPRNPMGKVKIFFQNPDYYIHGTRDTDSLGEAESHGCIRMRNDDVIELGRMVMAHGGATRPPNWWHRVLNRVRSTTEVGLSDPVPVQIRA, from the coding sequence ATGCGGGCATTTAAGGTCAGAAATTTCACGCTTGCCGCGGCCATGGCCGGCGCGCTTGCGGGGGGCGGGATGGCGACCGTTGCCCCGGCCGAGGCTTCCGAGCCGGTGGCCGCGACCGCGGCGGCTCCGGGCTTCCGTCTCGTGATCGATCTGTCGGAGCGCGAGCTGTACGTGATGCACGGCGACGAGGTGGAGGAAACGTACTCCGTCGCCATCGGCCAGCCGCGGCACCCCACGCCGCGCGGCTCGTTCGCGGTGCGCCGGATGGTCTGGAACCCGCGGTGGGTTCCGCCCGATGCCGCGTGGGCGCGCAACAAGCAGCCGCGCGAGCCGGGCGATCCGCGGAATCCCATGGGGAAGGTCAAGATCTTCTTCCAGAACCCGGATTACTACATCCACGGCACCCGCGACACCGATTCACTGGGCGAGGCGGAGAGCCACGGCTGCATCCGCATGCGCAACGATGACGTGATCGAGCTTGGGCGCATGGTGATGGCGCACGGCGGGGCTACGCGGCCGCCCAACTGGTGGCACCGCGTGCTGAACCGGGTGCGCTCCACCACCGAGGTGGGCCTCTCGGACCCCGTGCCGGTGCAGATCCGCGCCTGA
- the arsN2 gene encoding arsenic resistance N-acetyltransferase ArsN2, with product MAATQWTLRPARAEDLEAVLRLTGDAALPGDGIREGWGDAYVVATDGNGVTGVAGVEVHGCAGLLRSVAVAPEARGTGLGQALTRDRVRWAREAGLDALYLLTTTAENFFPRLGFARVERADAPAELRESGEFRDVCPASAVVMRLVLADGG from the coding sequence ATGGCGGCCACGCAGTGGACCCTCCGCCCCGCGCGGGCGGAGGACCTTGAGGCGGTGCTGCGGCTGACCGGCGACGCCGCGCTCCCTGGTGACGGCATCCGGGAGGGCTGGGGCGACGCGTACGTGGTCGCCACGGACGGGAATGGTGTGACCGGCGTCGCGGGGGTGGAGGTGCACGGGTGCGCCGGGCTGCTCCGCTCCGTGGCCGTCGCGCCTGAGGCACGCGGCACCGGGCTGGGGCAGGCGCTCACCCGCGACCGCGTGCGGTGGGCGCGGGAAGCGGGGCTGGACGCGCTCTACCTGCTGACCACGACGGCGGAAAATTTCTTTCCGCGCCTGGGCTTCGCGCGGGTGGAGCGGGCGGATGCGCCCGCGGAGCTGCGGGAATCCGGCGAGTTCCGCGACGTGTGTCCCGCAAGCGCCGTGGTGATGCGCCTCGTGCTCGCGGATGGCGGATGA
- a CDS encoding arsenite methyltransferase, whose protein sequence is MSDTTIRDTVREKYGQAALRVAAGGANSCCGGAAFNGSCDPITSNLYADGQTALLPEQAVLASLGCGNPTALAELKEGETVLDLGSGGGIDVLLSARRVGPTGRAFGLDMTDEMLDLARANAREAGATNVEFLKGHIEEIPLPDNSVDVIISNCVINLSGDKRRVLQEAFRVLKPGGRFAVSDVVVRGEVPAEMKRSMELWVGCVAGALEEQEFARLLAESGFQGVDIEPTRIYRAEDARTFLAESGLDADTISTEIDGRFMSAFVRATKPRQAFVTLGLSGPACSGPDCC, encoded by the coding sequence ATGAGCGACACCACAATCCGCGACACGGTTCGCGAAAAGTACGGCCAGGCGGCGCTGCGGGTGGCGGCGGGCGGCGCCAACTCCTGCTGCGGCGGCGCGGCCTTCAACGGCAGCTGCGACCCCATCACCTCCAACCTGTATGCGGACGGGCAGACGGCGCTGCTCCCGGAGCAGGCGGTGCTGGCCTCGCTCGGCTGCGGCAACCCCACCGCGCTGGCGGAGTTGAAGGAGGGCGAGACAGTGCTGGACCTGGGAAGCGGCGGGGGCATCGACGTCCTGCTGTCCGCGCGCCGCGTGGGCCCCACCGGCCGCGCGTTCGGGCTGGACATGACGGATGAGATGCTGGATCTCGCGCGCGCCAACGCCCGCGAAGCCGGCGCCACCAACGTGGAGTTCCTCAAGGGGCACATCGAGGAGATCCCTCTTCCCGACAACTCGGTGGACGTCATCATCTCCAACTGCGTCATCAACCTGTCCGGCGACAAGCGGCGCGTGCTGCAGGAGGCGTTTCGCGTGCTCAAGCCCGGCGGCCGCTTCGCCGTGAGCGACGTGGTCGTGCGCGGCGAGGTGCCGGCGGAGATGAAGCGCAGCATGGAGCTGTGGGTCGGGTGCGTGGCAGGCGCGCTGGAGGAGCAAGAGTTTGCGCGGCTGCTGGCGGAGTCCGGCTTCCAGGGCGTGGACATCGAGCCGACCCGCATCTACCGGGCGGAGGATGCGCGGACGTTCCTGGCGGAATCGGGACTGGACGCGGACACCATCTCCACCGAGATCGACGGCCGCTTCATGAGCGCCTTCGTGCGCGCGACCAAGCCGCGGCAGGCGTTCGTCACGCTTGGCCTGTCCGGCCCCGCGTGCTCCGGTCCGGACTGCTGCTGA
- a CDS encoding ArsR/SmtB family transcription factor translates to MSTSLLTDLSRTARLFHALADETRLAILRQLVDGERCVCELTGILDAAQSRLSFHLRAMKDAGVLIDRRQGRWVYYQINPEALETISAVAAELKPANAQAQHGWTVADGCCG, encoded by the coding sequence ATGAGCACATCCCTCCTCACCGACCTGAGCCGCACCGCGCGCCTCTTTCACGCGCTGGCCGATGAAACGCGGCTCGCCATCCTCCGCCAACTGGTGGACGGGGAGCGCTGCGTGTGCGAGCTGACCGGCATTCTGGACGCGGCGCAGTCGCGGCTGTCGTTTCACCTGCGGGCCATGAAGGACGCCGGCGTGCTGATCGACCGCAGGCAGGGCCGGTGGGTGTACTACCAGATCAATCCGGAAGCGCTGGAAACCATCTCCGCCGTCGCCGCCGAACTGAAGCCCGCCAATGCGCAGGCGCAGCACGGCTGGACCGTCGCGGACGGATGCTGCGGGTAG
- a CDS encoding adenine phosphoribosyltransferase, whose product MEHLKALIRDVPDFPSRGIMFRDVTPLLRDPGAFAEVIGALAARYRDQGIDAVAGIESRGFLFGAPLAMALGVGFIPIRKIGKLPGEKVSREYALEYGTNTLEMHVDAARPGERVLLLDDLLATGGTAAAAAALLQDVGATVAEIAFVVELLFLQGRQALAPHPVHSLLTY is encoded by the coding sequence ATGGAGCACCTGAAGGCGCTCATCCGCGACGTGCCCGACTTTCCCTCGCGGGGAATTATGTTTCGCGACGTGACCCCGCTGCTGCGCGATCCCGGCGCCTTTGCCGAGGTGATCGGGGCCCTGGCCGCGCGCTACCGGGATCAGGGGATCGACGCCGTGGCGGGGATCGAGTCACGCGGCTTTCTGTTCGGCGCGCCGCTGGCGATGGCGCTGGGCGTGGGCTTCATCCCCATCCGCAAGATCGGCAAGCTGCCGGGGGAAAAGGTGAGCCGCGAGTACGCGCTGGAGTACGGCACCAACACGCTGGAGATGCACGTGGACGCGGCGCGCCCCGGCGAGCGCGTGCTGCTGCTGGACGACCTGCTGGCCACAGGCGGGACGGCCGCGGCCGCCGCCGCGCTGCTGCAGGACGTGGGCGCGACGGTCGCCGAGATCGCGTTCGTGGTGGAGCTGCTCTTTCTGCAGGGCCGACAGGCGCTGGCGCCACACCCCGTCCACTCGCTGCTTACGTACTGA
- the apaG gene encoding Co2+/Mg2+ efflux protein ApaG, giving the protein MFFYRITEGIRITVTPFFLEPQSDPGEPRYVFAYHIRIENVGSTAARLRRRHWLIHDPVAGDSEVEGEGVVGQEPLLEPGGVHEYQSFCVLRGPEGHMEGSYLMERPDGTTFRAVIPRFLLRLQTH; this is encoded by the coding sequence ATGTTCTTTTATCGCATCACCGAAGGCATACGCATCACCGTCACGCCGTTCTTCCTGGAACCGCAGTCCGATCCGGGCGAGCCGCGCTACGTGTTCGCGTATCACATCCGCATTGAAAACGTCGGCTCCACCGCCGCGCGCCTGCGCCGCCGCCACTGGCTGATTCACGATCCCGTGGCCGGCGACAGCGAGGTGGAGGGCGAGGGCGTGGTGGGCCAGGAGCCGCTCCTGGAGCCCGGCGGCGTGCACGAGTACCAGAGCTTCTGCGTGCTGCGCGGCCCCGAAGGCCACATGGAGGGTTCGTACCTGATGGAGCGGCCGGACGGAACCACCTTCCGCGCCGTCATCCCGCGCTTTCTTCTTCGTCTTCAGACGCACTGA
- a CDS encoding BsuPI-related putative proteinase inhibitor — MKAFAALGPVLLLALAACPTASPNSPVVIMRTTITPSDTVRMGDSLKITTWLKNPEKEPLTMVFEDQCEVEQYVQTPDKTIVYPPGGGATCISVPTTVRVAAGDSVRFDAAWLPMSAVDGEFIAYGVLSQHQLTRGDRKPELKMGHRSNIAIFHVAPKP, encoded by the coding sequence GTGAAGGCTTTCGCCGCGCTCGGCCCCGTTCTGCTGCTGGCTCTGGCCGCATGCCCCACCGCGAGCCCCAACTCGCCCGTGGTCATCATGCGCACCACCATCACCCCTTCCGACACCGTGCGGATGGGAGACTCGCTCAAGATCACCACCTGGCTCAAGAACCCGGAAAAGGAGCCGCTGACGATGGTGTTCGAGGACCAGTGCGAGGTGGAGCAGTACGTTCAGACGCCCGACAAGACCATCGTGTACCCGCCCGGCGGCGGCGCCACCTGCATCAGCGTGCCCACCACGGTGCGCGTGGCCGCGGGAGATTCGGTGCGCTTCGACGCGGCGTGGCTCCCCATGTCGGCGGTGGACGGCGAGTTCATCGCGTACGGCGTGCTTTCCCAGCACCAGCTTACGCGCGGGGACCGCAAGCCGGAGCTCAAGATGGGGCACCGCAGCAACATCGCGATTTTTCACGTGGCGCCGAAGCCCTGA
- a CDS encoding pyridoxal phosphate-dependent aminotransferase — MGKIVQIRERLMDAAATGTRVYRFESGDPNFSLAPHVRDAVGAAADAGRTHYIPNNGIPELRAALAHKVRTRNGIAGVTTDDVFVTNGAMHALFVTFSCLLRPGDEVIVPDPMWTEVVENVRLAGGVPVGIPLRAEDEFAYPPEAIARAITPRTSAIFINTPHNPTGAVLSEERLRAILNIAREHGLWVISDEAYEDVLFAPATHVSVASLAPDYAERIVSIFSFSKSHAMSGLRTGYIVARDPVLRDRIPKLLRCTINGVNSLAQWAALAAVSGDGEYVRAMGDEYQLRRDLMLEALSGIPGVRPFVPRGTFFLWVELDPALYARLGVSGADELSSMLAARGIGSAPGDAFGESCADAIRFAFSCSTEMVREGSAVLRAVLLGQA, encoded by the coding sequence TTGGGAAAGATTGTCCAGATCAGGGAGCGCCTGATGGACGCGGCCGCCACCGGAACGCGGGTGTACCGCTTTGAATCCGGCGACCCCAACTTTTCCCTCGCGCCGCACGTGCGCGACGCGGTGGGCGCCGCCGCCGACGCGGGACGCACGCACTACATCCCCAACAACGGCATCCCCGAACTGCGCGCCGCCCTCGCTCACAAGGTGCGCACCCGCAACGGCATCGCGGGCGTGACCACGGACGACGTCTTCGTGACCAACGGCGCCATGCACGCGCTGTTCGTCACCTTTTCGTGCCTGCTGCGCCCCGGCGACGAGGTGATCGTCCCCGATCCCATGTGGACGGAAGTGGTGGAAAACGTGCGGCTGGCGGGCGGCGTCCCCGTCGGCATTCCGCTGCGCGCGGAGGATGAGTTCGCCTATCCGCCGGAGGCGATCGCCCGGGCCATCACCCCGCGGACGAGCGCGATCTTCATCAACACGCCCCACAACCCCACGGGGGCGGTGCTCAGCGAGGAGCGGCTGCGCGCCATCCTCAACATCGCCCGCGAGCACGGGCTGTGGGTGATCTCTGACGAGGCGTATGAGGACGTGCTCTTTGCGCCGGCCACCCACGTGAGCGTGGCCAGTCTGGCGCCGGACTACGCGGAGCGCATCGTTTCCATCTTCTCATTCTCCAAGAGCCACGCCATGAGCGGGCTGCGCACCGGCTACATCGTGGCGCGCGACCCGGTGCTGCGCGACCGCATTCCCAAGCTGCTGCGCTGCACCATCAACGGCGTCAACTCGCTGGCGCAGTGGGCCGCGCTGGCCGCCGTCAGCGGGGACGGCGAGTACGTGCGGGCCATGGGCGACGAGTACCAGCTGCGGCGCGATCTGATGCTGGAAGCGCTCTCCGGCATCCCTGGCGTGCGCCCGTTCGTGCCGCGCGGCACCTTCTTTCTATGGGTGGAGCTGGATCCCGCGCTGTACGCGCGCCTGGGCGTGAGCGGCGCGGACGAGCTTTCGTCCATGCTGGCGGCGCGTGGCATCGGCAGCGCGCCCGGTGACGCGTTCGGGGAGTCGTGCGCGGATGCCATCCGCTTCGCCTTCAGCTGCTCCACCGAGATGGTGCGCGAGGGGAGCGCCGTGCTGCGCGCCGTGCTGCTGGGCCAGGCGTGA
- a CDS encoding nitrilase-related carbon-nitrogen hydrolase → MSAPLRVALGEYDTGWHDPAASLARAAEVVARAAEAGARLVALPEMCTTGFTMESAAQAEALTGPSVAALADLARRHAVHLLAGVSTRRATADGEAFFNSALLFGPDGELRAEYRKQRLFGYAGEREAYSAGEGPLVVEVDGVKLAVFICYDLRFPELFRAVSPGVDGIVLIANWPAARRPHWDVLVRARAIENQCYFVAVNRTGSGGGLDYDGGSVAYDPWGDPLPGLLADVDPAEVTRVRDRYPFVTDLRDRAG, encoded by the coding sequence GTGAGCGCGCCGCTGCGGGTGGCGCTGGGCGAGTACGACACCGGCTGGCACGATCCCGCCGCGTCCCTCGCCCGCGCGGCGGAGGTCGTCGCTCGTGCGGCGGAGGCGGGGGCGCGGCTGGTGGCGCTTCCGGAGATGTGCACCACGGGCTTCACAATGGAGTCCGCCGCGCAGGCCGAGGCGCTCACCGGGCCGTCCGTGGCGGCATTGGCGGATCTGGCGCGCCGCCACGCCGTCCACCTGCTCGCGGGCGTATCGACGCGGCGGGCGACGGCGGATGGCGAGGCGTTCTTCAACTCCGCGCTCCTCTTCGGGCCGGATGGCGAGCTGAGGGCGGAGTACCGCAAGCAGCGGCTGTTCGGCTACGCGGGCGAGCGCGAGGCGTACTCCGCGGGCGAGGGGCCGCTGGTGGTGGAGGTGGATGGAGTGAAGCTGGCCGTCTTCATCTGCTACGACCTGCGCTTTCCCGAGTTGTTCCGCGCCGTGTCGCCCGGGGTGGACGGGATCGTGCTGATCGCCAACTGGCCGGCGGCGAGGCGGCCGCACTGGGACGTGCTGGTGCGGGCGCGCGCCATTGAAAACCAGTGCTACTTCGTGGCGGTGAACCGCACCGGCAGCGGCGGCGGGCTGGACTACGACGGCGGATCGGTGGCGTACGATCCCTGGGGCGACCCGCTGCCGGGGCTGCTGGCGGACGTCGATCCGGCGGAGGTCACGCGTGTCCGCGACCGCTACCCGTTCGTCACCGACCTGCGCGATCGCGCCGGGTAG
- the asnB gene encoding asparagine synthase B codes for MCSILAILAIRSDPAPLRARAVRLSRLQRHRGPDWSGVYACDRAVLAHERLSIVDVTHGAQPLRNERGTHALAVNGEIYNHRELRESLAAPYPFATESDCEVILALYAERGTEFIDQLEGMFAFVLYDADRDRYVIARDHMGIIPLYSGYDEHGNLHVASEMKALVPVCQTVAEFPPGHLWDSEVGEPRPFYHRAWRDYEAVAGRPAEPAAVRAALEESVRSHLMSDVPYGVLLSGGLDSSIIAATAKRFAARRVEDDGRSEAWWPSLHSFAIGLEGAPDLEHARAVAEHIGTIHHEFHFTVQEGIDALSDVIHHLETYDVTTIRAATPMYLMARRIRAMGIKMVLSGEGADEIFGGYLYFHRAPDARSFHEETVRKLDRLHSYDCLRANKAMAAWGVEARVPFLDKRFLDVAMSIDPAAKMAGPGRMEKHILREAFEDVLPASVAWRQKEQFSDGVGYGWIDALREHAEAQVGAREMENAHFRFPYNTPPTREAYLYRTLFAEHFPLQSCAECVPGGKSVACSTPEALAWDASLLAVVDPSGRALQGVHQAAYGAAAI; via the coding sequence ATGTGCTCCATTCTCGCCATCCTCGCCATCCGCAGCGATCCCGCGCCGCTGCGTGCCCGCGCCGTGCGGCTGTCACGGCTGCAGCGCCACCGCGGCCCCGACTGGAGCGGTGTGTACGCCTGCGACCGCGCCGTGCTGGCCCACGAGCGCCTGTCCATCGTGGACGTGACGCATGGGGCGCAGCCGCTGCGCAACGAGCGCGGCACCCACGCGCTGGCCGTCAACGGCGAGATCTACAACCATCGCGAACTGCGCGAATCGCTCGCGGCGCCCTATCCTTTCGCGACCGAGTCGGACTGCGAGGTAATCCTGGCGCTGTACGCGGAACGGGGGACGGAGTTCATCGACCAACTGGAAGGGATGTTCGCCTTCGTGCTCTACGACGCGGACCGCGACCGGTACGTGATCGCGCGCGACCACATGGGCATCATCCCCCTCTACAGCGGCTACGACGAGCACGGCAACCTGCACGTGGCGTCGGAGATGAAGGCGCTGGTCCCCGTTTGCCAGACGGTGGCGGAGTTTCCCCCCGGGCACCTGTGGGACAGCGAAGTGGGCGAGCCGCGCCCCTTCTACCACCGCGCGTGGCGCGACTACGAGGCAGTGGCGGGGCGGCCCGCGGAACCGGCGGCGGTCCGCGCGGCGCTGGAGGAGTCCGTGCGCAGCCACCTGATGTCGGACGTGCCGTACGGCGTGCTGCTTTCGGGCGGGCTGGATTCATCCATCATCGCGGCGACGGCCAAGCGGTTCGCGGCGCGGCGCGTGGAGGACGACGGGCGGAGCGAGGCGTGGTGGCCGTCGCTGCACTCGTTCGCCATCGGGCTGGAGGGCGCGCCGGACCTGGAGCACGCGCGCGCGGTGGCGGAGCACATCGGCACCATCCACCACGAATTCCACTTCACTGTCCAGGAAGGGATCGACGCGCTCAGCGACGTCATCCATCACCTGGAGACGTACGATGTTACGACGATCCGCGCCGCCACGCCCATGTACCTGATGGCGCGGCGCATCCGGGCGATGGGGATCAAGATGGTGCTTTCGGGCGAGGGCGCGGACGAGATCTTTGGCGGCTACCTGTACTTTCACCGCGCCCCCGATGCGCGTTCGTTTCACGAGGAGACGGTGCGCAAGCTGGACCGGCTGCACAGCTACGACTGCCTGCGCGCCAACAAGGCGATGGCCGCGTGGGGCGTGGAGGCCCGCGTGCCCTTTCTGGACAAGCGCTTTCTGGACGTGGCGATGAGCATTGACCCCGCGGCGAAGATGGCGGGGCCGGGCCGGATGGAGAAGCACATCCTGCGCGAAGCCTTTGAGGACGTGCTCCCCGCGTCCGTCGCGTGGCGGCAGAAGGAGCAGTTTTCGGACGGCGTGGGATACGGGTGGATCGATGCGCTGCGCGAGCACGCCGAGGCGCAGGTGGGCGCGCGGGAGATGGAGAACGCGCATTTCCGCTTCCCCTACAACACCCCGCCGACCCGGGAGGCATACCTGTACCGCACCTTGTTCGCGGAGCACTTCCCGTTGCAGTCGTGCGCGGAGTGCGTGCCGGGCGGCAAGTCGGTGGCGTGCAGCACCCCCGAGGCGCTGGCGTGGGATGCGTCGCTCCTGGCCGTCGTGGATCCGTCCGGCCGCGCGCTTCAGGGCGTACACCAGGCTGCCTATGGTGCGGCCGCGATCTGA
- a CDS encoding OsmC family peroxiredoxin, producing MPTRKANATWEGGLQGGKGSFAGESGVISGGYSFGTRFGDAAGTNPEELLAAAEAACFSMALAVGLEQAGTPATRVQTEAACTVDKVAEGFKITTMKLQVRAQVPGIDDAKFQEIAAATKVGCPVSKALAGVDIQLEAHLES from the coding sequence ATGCCGACACGGAAGGCGAACGCGACCTGGGAGGGCGGGCTGCAGGGGGGCAAGGGCAGCTTCGCGGGCGAAAGCGGCGTAATCAGCGGCGGCTACAGCTTCGGCACGCGCTTTGGCGACGCCGCGGGCACCAACCCCGAGGAGCTGCTGGCGGCGGCCGAGGCGGCGTGCTTCAGCATGGCGCTGGCGGTGGGGCTGGAGCAGGCGGGAACGCCGGCCACGCGCGTGCAGACCGAGGCGGCGTGCACGGTCGACAAGGTGGCCGAGGGCTTCAAGATCACCACCATGAAGCTGCAGGTGCGCGCGCAGGTTCCCGGCATCGACGACGCGAAGTTCCAGGAGATCGCGGCGGCCACCAAGGTCGGCTGCCCGGTTTCCAAGGCGCTGGCCGGCGTCGACATCCAGCTCGAGGCGCATCTCGAGTCCTGA
- a CDS encoding tetratricopeptide repeat protein, translating to MDPRPPRPPRITEFTSPLTIPGGGVAGAEIVRELPPELALPVWQALRSVLMWAAEEPGARASLFDPRAMEDWECELLQGTFDADLRYPLAVLVGELGRGGEARSEPVARACLCVTEWALPRKAVSTALAFSEAAALAWPEHPRYAWMTGKLLRRYGRLPEAEAWVRRAVRVAIRIGDPEGHAQALHSLGDLFYQLGQYGRSSEKLHQALRIARRHRLRDREGEILHDLIASSVDRGRYDEAEQYARGALEIYGDQHPALARLAYDVAFMWVRRGYFGRALPVLLELSVLFDEPDVRARVLASTARAAAGCGDQALFTRLSTEAVSTLSEAPRDQNGFAYAFMQLGIGASSLSLWDDSREMLNRALALARVRSESDVIVQAEAALDAVSERRMLDPALASSDGFAAEDEALSTRFVHMLRAAPAGPGEVFAPGALC from the coding sequence ATGGATCCGCGCCCCCCCCGGCCGCCCCGCATTACCGAGTTCACCTCGCCGCTCACCATCCCTGGAGGGGGCGTGGCGGGGGCGGAGATCGTTCGCGAACTGCCGCCGGAACTGGCGCTTCCCGTGTGGCAGGCGCTGCGCAGCGTGCTGATGTGGGCGGCCGAGGAGCCGGGCGCGCGCGCCAGTCTGTTCGACCCGCGCGCCATGGAAGACTGGGAGTGCGAGCTGCTGCAGGGGACGTTTGATGCGGACCTGCGCTACCCGCTGGCGGTGCTGGTGGGCGAGCTGGGGCGCGGCGGCGAGGCGCGCAGCGAGCCGGTGGCGCGGGCCTGCCTGTGCGTGACGGAGTGGGCGCTGCCGCGAAAGGCGGTGTCGACGGCGCTGGCGTTCAGCGAGGCGGCGGCGCTGGCGTGGCCGGAGCACCCGCGGTACGCGTGGATGACGGGAAAGCTGCTGCGCCGCTACGGCCGCCTTCCCGAGGCCGAGGCGTGGGTGCGCCGCGCCGTCCGCGTCGCCATCCGCATCGGCGACCCGGAGGGGCACGCCCAGGCGCTGCACAGCCTGGGCGACCTGTTCTACCAGCTGGGGCAGTACGGACGGTCGTCGGAGAAGCTGCACCAGGCCCTGCGGATCGCCCGCAGGCACCGGCTGCGCGACCGCGAAGGCGAGATCCTTCACGACCTGATCGCCTCCAGCGTGGACCGCGGGCGCTATGACGAGGCGGAGCAGTACGCACGCGGGGCGCTGGAGATCTACGGCGACCAGCACCCCGCGCTGGCGCGGCTGGCCTACGACGTCGCCTTCATGTGGGTGCGGCGGGGGTACTTCGGGCGGGCGCTGCCGGTGCTGCTGGAGCTTTCGGTTCTGTTCGACGAGCCGGACGTGCGCGCGCGCGTTCTGGCCTCCACCGCCCGCGCGGCGGCGGGGTGCGGCGACCAGGCGCTGTTCACCCGGCTGTCCACCGAAGCGGTGTCGACGCTGAGCGAGGCGCCGCGCGACCAGAACGGGTTTGCGTACGCCTTCATGCAGCTGGGGATCGGGGCGTCCAGCCTGTCGCTGTGGGACGATTCGCGGGAGATGCTGAACCGGGCTCTGGCGCTGGCCCGCGTACGGTCGGAGTCGGACGTGATCGTCCAGGCGGAGGCGGCGCTGGACGCGGTGAGCGAGCGCCGGATGCTGGATCCGGCGCTCGCTTCATCGGATGGCTTTGCCGCGGAGGACGAGGCGCTTTCTACCCGGTTCGTTCACATGCTGCGCGCCGCGCCGGCCGGGCCGGGCGAGGTGTTCGCCCCGGGAGCCCTCTGCTGA
- a CDS encoding AraC family transcriptional regulator has protein sequence MSTAGVPYEVAQDVGWEELEEELRLAPPSAVVVLDPYAGEPYGALFPRIRDLLRRFPSVPVVAAVELRPELTGDLQTLLEWGVSEVLSLGPESTPRALRARLRQAHARPFKRAMEAALSQYVGAEARVVLRAAAEVAVENGQAPDLARRLGVTTRTLTSRCPRVDLPAPRQTQAWMRVLLACMLLDDPGRTVYSAAYASGYSTERSLRRAITSFLGVDSTALRRAGAFVTAAAAFNDRLREVRELGRERRRLRRARAELQTVAPGE, from the coding sequence ATGAGCACCGCGGGCGTGCCGTACGAGGTGGCGCAGGACGTGGGATGGGAGGAGCTGGAAGAGGAACTGCGCCTGGCGCCGCCCTCCGCGGTGGTGGTGCTGGACCCGTACGCGGGCGAGCCGTACGGGGCGCTCTTTCCGCGCATCCGCGACCTGCTGCGGCGCTTTCCATCCGTCCCCGTGGTGGCGGCGGTGGAGCTGCGCCCCGAGCTGACGGGCGATCTGCAGACGCTGCTGGAGTGGGGCGTGTCCGAGGTACTGTCGCTGGGGCCGGAATCCACGCCGCGGGCGCTGCGGGCGCGGCTGCGGCAGGCGCACGCACGGCCTTTCAAGCGGGCGATGGAGGCGGCGCTGTCTCAGTACGTGGGGGCGGAGGCGCGCGTGGTGCTGCGGGCGGCGGCGGAGGTGGCGGTGGAGAACGGGCAGGCGCCGGACCTGGCGCGCCGCCTGGGAGTCACGACGCGCACCCTCACCTCGCGCTGCCCGCGCGTGGACCTGCCCGCGCCGCGGCAGACGCAGGCATGGATGCGCGTGCTGCTCGCCTGCATGCTGCTGGATGATCCCGGGCGCACCGTGTACAGCGCCGCCTACGCCAGCGGCTACAGCACCGAGCGGTCGCTGCGGCGGGCGATCACGAGCTTTCTGGGCGTGGACAGCACGGCGCTGCGGCGGGCGGGCGCGTTCGTGACCGCGGCCGCCGCGTTCAACGACCGGCTGCGCGAGGTGCGGGAGCTTGGGCGGGAGCGGCGCCGGCTGCGGAGGGCGCGGGCGGAACTGCAGACGGTGGCGCCCGGAGAGTAG
- a CDS encoding TfoX/Sxy family protein has protein sequence MAVSPDFREFVLEQMGRVAPVSGKSMFGGVGVRSEGVFFALISGGSVFLKVDDTNRPDYEAAGMGPFDPWGDGRMLMSYHELPAELLEDPDALRPWMQKALDVARRTRKPARRSRAGGRGRPAPE, from the coding sequence ATGGCCGTAAGCCCCGACTTTCGCGAGTTCGTGCTGGAGCAGATGGGCCGCGTGGCGCCGGTGAGCGGAAAGTCCATGTTCGGCGGGGTGGGCGTGCGCAGCGAGGGGGTGTTCTTTGCGCTCATCAGCGGCGGCTCGGTGTTTCTGAAGGTGGATGACACCAACCGCCCCGACTACGAGGCCGCCGGCATGGGCCCCTTCGATCCGTGGGGGGACGGGCGGATGCTGATGAGCTACCACGAGCTTCCCGCCGAACTGCTGGAAGATCCCGACGCGCTGCGGCCGTGGATGCAAAAGGCACTCGACGTGGCGCGACGCACGCGCAAGCCCGCGCGCCGGAGCCGTGCGGGCGGCCGGGGACGCCCCGCTCCGGAGTGA